CACGTACACCAGCGTCGTCGCGGTGCCGAGGTCGATCGCCAGATCATGTGAAAACAGCCCGAGCAGTCGGTCAAAAATCATCCCGCATCCTCCAGACGCACGTTCGATGTCCACGAAAACGTATCGGGGTATCTTAACAGTCCCCCGACCCTCAATGCAATCCGAAGGAAAACCGGCCGGAATCCCGTTGATATCGGACCTCGCGTGGCATTAGAATGGCACGTCCGACAACACTCCCATTTCCATCGACAGGAGAACCTCCCCGCCATGCTCTCCATACTCCGCCGCAACGCCGGCTCCTGGGCCATCAAGATCATCCTCTCCTTCATCGCGTTGACCTTCATCTGGTGGGGAGTCGGAACCTACTCCGAACAGGACCGGAACGTGGCCGCCACCGTGGGCGGAGAGGCGATCACGACGAACGAGCTGGCCGAGGCCATCGCCGGACTCGAGAAGTCGTACCGGGAGGTGTACGGGCCCGCCTTCACGCCGGAGATGGCCAAGGCGCTCAACCTGAAGAAGCAGGCGATGGACTCCCTGGTCCACCGGAAGATCCTGCTCGCGGAGGCCGGGAAGATGGGGCTGTCGGCCACGGACGAGGAGGTGCAGCGGGAAATCGCCGCCGTCCCCGCGTTCCAGGAGAACGGGCAGTTCCGGGAGGAACGGTACCGCTCGGTCCTCTCCTACAACCGTGTCGGCATCGCCGAATTCGAGGCCTCCAAGCGAGTCGAGATCACGCTGAAGAAGGTCGAGGGTCTCCTCGCCGCCGGGGCGCTCGTCCCGGAAACGGAAGCGAAGGAGCTGTTCCGGGTCGCGTCGCGGAAGATCCGGCTCCTGGTGGTCACGGCGGACCCCGGGAAGGCAAAGGCCGACGCGCCGGGCGAGGGGGAGATCCTCGTGAAATACGAACAGGCGAAGGAACGTTTCCGCACTCCCGCGCGGGTGAAGCTTGCCGTCGCCGCCTTCACTCCGGATCGCTTCGGCCGGGAGGTCCAGCCGTCGGAGGCCGAGATCAAGGCGTTCCACGAGACGAACTCCGACCGGTTCCGCACCGAGGAGCAGCGGCTGGTATCGCGCATCGTCCTCCCCTTCGGAAAGAAGGACCGGGACGCGGTGCGGAAGAAGACGGAGGAGATCCTCGCCAGGGCGTCGAAGGGGAAGGCCGATTTCGATGCCCAGGCGAAGGCGCATGCCCGCGGGAAAGGCGGTGAGGCGTGGATCTCGCGCAAGGACGCCGGCGAGGCGCTCTCGGGGCCGCTGTTCCAGGCCTCCGTGGACACGGTGGTCGGGCCGGTCGAGCTCCCGGGCAGCTTCGTCCTCGCCCGCGTGAACCGGATCCGGTTCCCGGAAGCGCTTCCCCTCTCCCAGGTTCGCGACCGCATCGTGGAGCAGATCCGTCACGAGAAGGGAAAGGACCTGGCCGTGGTCAAGGCGTACGAAGCGCAGCCGAAGGCGGCCTCCGCGAAGGGCGTGAAGGCGACCGCGGCGGCGTTCGGCGTGCCGGTCGTGGAGACCGGCTGGGTGGGGGCGGAAGGGGCGCCCGGCGTCCCCGCGGTACTGGTCCAGGACGCGCTGCTGCTCCCCTCGGGCGAGGTGGCCCCCGTGAAGACCGTGGGGGATGCCCACTATCTCTTCCAGGTGACGGCAAAGGAGGATTCCCACTTTCCCCCCCTGTCGGAGGTGCGCGACA
This DNA window, taken from Deltaproteobacteria bacterium, encodes the following:
- a CDS encoding SurA N-terminal domain-containing protein; translation: MLSILRRNAGSWAIKIILSFIALTFIWWGVGTYSEQDRNVAATVGGEAITTNELAEAIAGLEKSYREVYGPAFTPEMAKALNLKKQAMDSLVHRKILLAEAGKMGLSATDEEVQREIAAVPAFQENGQFREERYRSVLSYNRVGIAEFEASKRVEITLKKVEGLLAAGALVPETEAKELFRVASRKIRLLVVTADPGKAKADAPGEGEILVKYEQAKERFRTPARVKLAVAAFTPDRFGREVQPSEAEIKAFHETNSDRFRTEEQRLVSRIVLPFGKKDRDAVRKKTEEILARASKGKADFDAQAKAHARGKGGEAWISRKDAGEALSGPLFQASVDTVVGPVELPGSFVLARVNRIRFPEALPLSQVRDRIVEQIRHEKGKDLAVVKAYEAQPKAASAKGVKATAAAFGVPVVETGWVGAEGAPGVPAVLVQDALLLPSGEVAPVKTVGDAHYLFQVTAKEDSHFPPLSEVRDKVVAEVAREKKAAAARAALQQVLAASNSAAELETNARKAGLSSSLTGWFAPLSGPVPEALAGAGDLRKDLSTLSAKAPVPRKVYQGREGNPLAVAFSGEQLPSDAEWAEKKAGLLKGLAEQKKNLTLQTFLSDRRKSAKVEINPEALK